A genomic region of Miscanthus floridulus cultivar M001 chromosome 3, ASM1932011v1, whole genome shotgun sequence contains the following coding sequences:
- the LOC136545825 gene encoding uncharacterized protein: MSRHWMYNADRRSQDFIEGLHYFLGVAEANKRDGFICCPCALCKNLKEYSSSMSLHSHLLKSGFMSNYICWTKHGESGVMMEEGEGEDLDIDDIIAQYGAFDDTTMGGDEEEVAVEDDLGDALGDAIRDAQQEWESEKEKVKLERMLEDHRKLLYPMAEEGQKKLGTTLELLQWKAKNGVSDKAFGNLLNLIKKMLPKPNELPTTTYEAKKVVCPLGLKIQKIHACPNDCILYHGNEYENLDECPVCKASRYKIRRDDPGDVEGEQRPRKKIPAKVMWYAPIIPRLKRLFRNKDHAKLLRWYKEDRKVDNMLRHPADGSQWRAIDREFSEFANEVRNLRCRKVVYLGHRRFLPLNHQVRKKGKHFKGKPDHRKKPHNRTGEDVLAMVKDVKVVFGKGQGSESVPKDANGHAPMWKKKSIFWELPYWQVLEVRNAIDVMHLTKNLCVNLLGFMGVYGKPKDSLEARQDLQCMKERDNLHPEKTGDGPLNAFFKDTGLTLDQLTGKAPIQNLEVDTWKTYKYGKSLYNPAALNELGTQMYLLNKWYMQACGRGEQWIFVRFRDHHYFRGDDILHISFEELHQLFHLDALDKSIMSSFCLFQMSELQRIQDTSVGFIDPYIVFKTDIIVKDHWVSEAQRNIMKFFVKQHDKTTILFPYNFEVWKEFIRQHRKDCKAPLNNNLLLVQWCLRQEPGNNLCGYYVCEFITAHIRRTPEDVLRTEWLKRRVMQKDHLKAVQESIAGYLLEKV, from the exons atgtcacgccattggatgtacaatgccgatcgtcgctcccaagactttatagagggcttgcactatttcttaggtgtggccgaggcaaataagcgggatggtttcatatgctgtccatgtgccctatgtaagaatttaaaggaatattcaagctcaatgagtcttcattcacatttgcttaagtcaggtttcatgtcaaactatatatgttggactaagcatggagaaagcggggtcatgatggaagaaggtgaaggagaagatttagacattgatgacattattgctcagtatggtgcctttgatgatactacaatggggggagatgaagaagaggtagcggtagaagatgatctcggtgatgctcttggcgatgccattcgtgatgcacaacaagaatgggaaagtgaaaaagagaaagttaagttggagcgcatgcttgaggatcataggaagttgctatacccgatggccgaagaggggcaaaaaaagctgggtacaacactggaattgctacagtggaaggcaaagaatggtgtatccgataaggcatttgggaatttattaaacctcataaagaagatgcttccgaagccaaatgaattgcccaccactacgtacgaagcaaaaaaggttgtctgccctttgggattaaaaatccagaagatacatgcatgtcctaatgactgtatcctctaccatggcaatgaatacgagaatttggatgaatgcccggtatgtaaagcatcgcggtataagatcaggcgcgatgatcctggtgacgtcgagggtgaacaacgtcctagaaagaaaatccctgccaaggttatgtggtatgctcctataataccacgcttaaaacgtttgttcagaaataaagaccacgcaaagttgttgcggtggtataaagaagaccgtaaggtagacaatatgctgagacacccagctgatgggtcccagtggagagcgatagatagagaattttcagagtttgcaaatgaggttagaaacttaag atgtcgaaaggtcgtgtaccttggccatcgtcgattccttcctttgaaccaccaagtaagaaagaaagggaagcattttaaaggtaagccagaccaccggaagaagcctcataaccgaaccggggaagatgtactcgcaatggtcaaggatgtgaaagtagtatttggaaagggacaaggcagtgaatctgttcccaaagatgctaatggacatgcacccatgtggaagaagaagtccatcttttgggagctaccctattggcaagtcctagaggtccgcaacgcaatcgacgtgatgcacctgacaaagaatctttgtgtgaacctgttaggattcatgggtgtgtacgggaagccaaaggattcacttgaagcacgccaggacttgcagtgcatgaaagaacgagacaaccttcatccagagaagacaggtgatggac cccttaatgctttttttaaagatactggtttaaccttggatcaattgacgggcaaagctccaatccagaacctggaagttgatacctggaagacttataaatatggcaaaagtctgtacaaccctgcggctctgaatgaattgggtacgcaaatgtacttgctcaacaagtggtacatgcaggcgtgtggcaggggtgagcagtggatctttgtcagatttagagaccatcattacttccgtggcgatgacatcttacatattagtttcgaagaattgcatcaactattccacttggacgctctggacaaatcaatcatgagctccttttgttt attccagatgtcagagctccaaagaatacaagacaccagtgttggcttcattgatccttatatcgtattcaaaaccgatattattgtcaaggaccactgggtatctgaagcacagaggaatatcatgaagttcttcgtgaagcagcacgacaagacaacaatacttttcccgtacaactttga ggtttggaaagagtttattcggcaacatcgcaaggattgcaaggcaccacttaat aataatcttcttctcgtacagtggtgtttgcggcaggaaccaggtaataacttgtgtggatactacgtttgtgaatttatcactgcgcacataagaagaactcctgaagatgtcctcaga actgaatggttgaaacgaagggtcatgcaaaaagaccatctgaaagcagttcaagagtcaatagcaggatatcttctagaaaaagtg